One genomic window of Nitrospirota bacterium includes the following:
- a CDS encoding cytochrome c, which yields MKWLLPFGCIMAALLAANTWAGEQAPKGDARNGQAIYARNCVRCHGAALDGHGPDAANLVRPPANFLDKRSREKTDFELTIAIKQGQLYTDMHRWDDTLSDALIRDVVAYIRATAPHIID from the coding sequence ATGAAATGGCTCCTGCCGTTCGGTTGCATCATGGCGGCTCTGCTCGCGGCCAATACCTGGGCCGGTGAACAGGCACCCAAGGGAGATGCCAGAAACGGCCAGGCCATCTATGCGCGCAATTGCGTGCGCTGCCACGGAGCGGCGCTGGACGGGCACGGCCCGGATGCAGCCAATCTCGTGCGCCCCCCCGCAAACTTCCTCGACAAGCGCTCCCGTGAAAAAACCGACTTCGAGCTGACCATCGCGATCAAGCAGGGACAACTGTATACGGACATGCACCGTTGGGACGACACGTTGAGCGATGCCCTGATTCGGGACGTGGTCGCGTACATCCGCGCCACCGCCCCCCACATTATCGACTGA
- a CDS encoding FAD-dependent oxidoreductase — translation MEMLTTRCCVVGGGPAGMMLGLLLARAGVDVIVLEKHADFLRDFRGDTIHPSTLELMHELGVLDEFLKLPHEKARLLKVQVGDTSFPLADFSHLPTRCQFIALMPQWDFLNFLAKQGARYTTFQLRQSTNATGLIEEGDRVVGVRATGPEGELAIKADLVVGADGRHSVVREKAGFHVQELGAPMDVLWFRISRKAGDPEETMGHFDAGRILIMINRGSHWQFGYIIMKGSAEENRKRGLDAFREDVATLAPFSADRRGEIRNWDDVKLLTVQVDRLLHWYKPGLLCIGDAAHAMSPIGGVGVNLAVQDGVAAANLLAKPLREGALTTDHLRLVQQRRLLPTRIVQGMQVLVQKQVVSKVLSGTGPMKPPLPLKLFARFPFLRRLPARLIGVGIRPEHVRTQAAD, via the coding sequence ATGGAGATGCTCACCACACGCTGCTGTGTCGTCGGCGGAGGGCCGGCGGGGATGATGCTGGGGCTGCTGCTGGCCCGCGCCGGGGTGGACGTCATCGTATTGGAGAAGCACGCGGACTTCCTCAGGGACTTCCGGGGCGACACGATCCATCCTTCCACGCTCGAGCTGATGCACGAGCTCGGAGTCCTGGACGAGTTTCTGAAGCTGCCGCACGAGAAGGCCCGCCTGCTGAAAGTCCAGGTCGGCGACACGTCGTTCCCCCTCGCGGACTTCAGCCACCTGCCGACCCGGTGCCAATTCATCGCTCTGATGCCGCAGTGGGACTTCCTGAACTTTCTCGCCAAGCAGGGAGCCCGGTACACGACCTTCCAGCTGCGACAAAGCACCAACGCGACCGGTCTGATCGAGGAGGGAGACCGGGTCGTCGGGGTCCGTGCGACGGGACCGGAGGGAGAGCTGGCAATCAAGGCGGACCTCGTGGTCGGGGCGGATGGGCGCCATTCGGTGGTGCGGGAGAAGGCCGGCTTTCACGTGCAGGAGCTGGGCGCGCCCATGGATGTGCTCTGGTTCCGCATCTCCCGGAAGGCCGGCGATCCGGAAGAAACGATGGGGCACTTCGACGCGGGACGCATCCTGATCATGATCAACCGGGGCTCCCACTGGCAGTTCGGCTACATCATCATGAAGGGCTCGGCCGAGGAGAACCGCAAGCGCGGGCTCGACGCGTTCCGCGAGGATGTGGCGACACTCGCGCCCTTCTCCGCCGACCGGCGGGGCGAAATCCGCAACTGGGACGACGTCAAACTGCTCACCGTCCAGGTGGACCGCCTGCTCCACTGGTACAAGCCGGGCCTGCTCTGCATCGGCGACGCGGCCCATGCTATGTCGCCGATCGGCGGGGTGGGCGTCAACCTGGCCGTCCAGGACGGAGTCGCCGCCGCCAACCTGCTGGCCAAACCTCTGCGCGAGGGAGCGCTCACCACGGATCATTTGCGCCTGGTGCAGCAACGGCGGCTGCTGCCCACGCGCATCGTTCAGGGAATGCAGGTACTGGTCCAGAAGCAGGTCGTCTCGAAGGTCTTGAGCGGGACCGGTCCCATGAAGCCCCCGCTGCCGCTCAAACTGTTCGCCCGGTTTCCCTTCCTCCGCCGCCTGCCGGCCCGGCTGATCGGCGTCGGTATCCGCCCCGAGCATGTGCGGACTCAGGCGGCGGACTGA
- a CDS encoding type II toxin-antitoxin system HicB family antitoxin, whose amino-acid sequence MGQTHFQIELEQEEDGRWIAEVTDLPGVMAYGTTRQEASAAAQDLALLVLADSHKN is encoded by the coding sequence ATGGGTCAGACGCACTTTCAAATCGAGCTGGAGCAGGAAGAAGACGGACGCTGGATCGCCGAGGTGACCGATCTGCCTGGTGTCATGGCCTACGGCACGACGCGGCAAGAGGCATCGGCAGCCGCTCAAGATCTAGCTCTTCTTGTCTTGGCCGACTCTCATAAAAACTGA
- a CDS encoding cation:proton antiporter: MEHIFFAASLWLAIAILSALLANRLRLSIALVEICAGVAFAYIAGWLELGDVLGAQSDWVRFLASAGAVVLTFLAGAELDPNVLRSKLAEVNTVGLVGFLAPFFGCAALAFYGLGWSADASWLCGVALSTTSMAVVYAVMLETGFNKTEFGKGVLGACFVNDLATVIVLGLLFAPFTYKTLVFVAVSAVVLMSLPAVTGWLTQQYAHRTAAIRTKWVVLVLFGLGTLALWSGSEAVLPAYLVGMALAGNAARDVQWIYRLRTLTIGFLTPFYFIRAGTLVSLPALLTAPAVFLALLGGKVATKIFGLYPVIGLFRQERKERWYYTLLMSTGLTFGTISALYGFSHGIVTQEQYSFLVAAVIASAVVPTAIAGLAFVPSHLLPEATRAGQPVRPLNSFGDEG, encoded by the coding sequence ATGGAACACATCTTTTTTGCCGCGTCCCTGTGGCTTGCCATTGCCATTCTTTCCGCCCTCCTCGCCAATCGGCTCCGCCTCTCGATCGCATTGGTGGAAATCTGCGCCGGCGTGGCGTTTGCCTACATTGCCGGGTGGCTTGAGCTCGGGGACGTGCTGGGCGCCCAGTCCGACTGGGTGCGATTTCTCGCCTCTGCCGGCGCCGTCGTGCTGACTTTCCTGGCCGGCGCCGAACTGGACCCCAACGTCCTGCGATCCAAATTGGCCGAGGTCAATACCGTGGGGCTCGTCGGGTTTCTTGCGCCGTTTTTCGGGTGCGCCGCGCTCGCGTTCTATGGGCTGGGATGGAGCGCCGATGCGAGTTGGTTGTGCGGGGTGGCGCTCTCGACCACCTCGATGGCGGTGGTCTACGCGGTCATGCTCGAAACCGGCTTCAACAAGACGGAGTTCGGGAAGGGCGTTCTCGGGGCCTGCTTCGTCAACGACCTGGCCACGGTGATCGTGCTCGGCCTGCTGTTCGCGCCCTTCACCTATAAAACCCTCGTGTTCGTCGCGGTCAGCGCCGTGGTCCTGATGTCGCTGCCGGCCGTGACCGGATGGCTCACGCAGCAGTACGCTCATCGTACGGCCGCCATCAGGACGAAGTGGGTGGTGCTGGTGCTTTTCGGATTGGGCACGCTGGCCCTGTGGTCGGGCAGCGAAGCCGTGCTGCCGGCCTATTTGGTCGGCATGGCGCTGGCCGGCAACGCCGCGCGAGATGTCCAGTGGATTTACCGGCTCCGGACCCTCACCATCGGATTCCTCACCCCGTTCTATTTCATTCGGGCGGGGACGCTCGTTTCCTTGCCGGCCTTGCTGACGGCCCCGGCGGTCTTTCTCGCGCTCCTGGGGGGCAAGGTGGCGACGAAAATCTTCGGGCTCTATCCCGTGATCGGCCTGTTCAGGCAGGAGCGCAAGGAACGCTGGTACTACACGCTGCTGATGTCGACCGGATTGACCTTCGGCACCATCTCGGCGCTCTATGGGTTTTCCCACGGCATCGTCACGCAGGAACAGTACTCTTTCCTGGTCGCGGCCGTGATCGCCAGCGCCGTGGTACCCACCGCCATCGCAGGCCTGGCATTCGTCCCGTCGCACCTTTTGCCGGAGGCAACTCGGGCGGGTCAACCGGTCCGGCCGCTGAACAGTTTCGGCGACGAAGGCTAG
- a CDS encoding patatin-like phospholipase family protein, translated as MRRPPMATDVPGDPTSRGPLLVRGCVSAALAVAIALAGCSWLGSGGPYGPIGESAGTFPLTRQDPFPFVVATPRPLSIGLACSGGGSRAAYLTAAILREIQRAELTLPPAGKGDHPSDLLSQIDFVSAVSGGALSAAYFVAHRDELLARPQAQPWDEYLDRMRLNYRRRQWYFQGLLNPLSWGRTLFTDFNRGNLAREDYDDHLYDGRTLGELPQRPVLYLNAFDVGNRVRFVFSRHFIDTGYYQPKMWTNQLNAPQAITSENDLVFARVDPGGVKIADAVYASSAFPFIYPNLAVHHFGNKIAFQGQRLFLADGGLSDNSGLLTLLTQMKIEIEQTPSTNLALAIYIDASIDAMGTGTKFQLQGIEETYASRDTYLGQGRNSVDAAIDHHEDAVFQFLESSGVIFDDLIPNYRLRLTVPPSGAPDPRTSWQDLMLSGQLRVRPLIIGLRLRHVHDAYYTIWARYKDRSDPGKARLLELFRQSGIPSGLEEGQETWPAETYRQLQRRISEIKTDFALDEDAQHTLDLVAYLLVHGKLVPALAEWQAAASSAAAR; from the coding sequence GTGAGACGCCCACCGATGGCGACGGATGTCCCAGGCGATCCGACTTCACGCGGTCCTTTGCTCGTGCGGGGCTGTGTGAGTGCGGCCCTGGCGGTTGCGATAGCGCTGGCCGGCTGCAGTTGGCTCGGGTCGGGCGGGCCATACGGCCCCATCGGCGAATCAGCCGGCACCTTCCCGCTCACGCGGCAAGACCCGTTCCCCTTTGTCGTTGCAACGCCACGACCGCTCTCCATCGGCCTTGCCTGTTCCGGAGGAGGCAGCCGCGCGGCTTATCTCACAGCCGCCATACTGCGCGAGATACAGCGGGCGGAATTGACGCTGCCTCCGGCAGGCAAGGGCGACCATCCCTCGGACCTCCTGAGTCAGATTGACTTCGTATCGGCCGTGTCCGGGGGGGCGCTCTCGGCTGCCTATTTCGTCGCGCATCGCGATGAGCTGCTCGCCCGGCCCCAGGCACAGCCCTGGGACGAGTACCTCGACCGCATGAGGCTGAACTATCGCCGGCGCCAATGGTACTTCCAGGGTTTGCTCAATCCCCTCTCGTGGGGGAGAACACTCTTCACCGACTTCAATCGCGGGAACCTCGCAAGGGAAGACTATGACGACCATCTGTACGATGGCCGGACTCTCGGCGAGCTCCCGCAACGGCCAGTTCTCTACCTCAATGCGTTCGACGTCGGCAATCGGGTCCGATTCGTCTTCTCCAGACATTTCATCGACACGGGCTACTATCAGCCGAAAATGTGGACGAACCAATTGAACGCTCCGCAGGCCATTACCAGCGAGAACGATCTTGTGTTCGCCCGTGTCGACCCGGGAGGCGTGAAGATCGCCGATGCGGTCTATGCGTCGTCCGCGTTCCCCTTCATTTATCCGAACCTCGCCGTGCACCACTTCGGCAACAAGATCGCCTTCCAGGGACAGCGCTTGTTCCTTGCGGACGGCGGATTATCGGACAATTCCGGGCTGCTCACGCTGCTCACCCAAATGAAAATCGAGATCGAGCAGACGCCGTCGACCAATCTTGCCCTCGCCATCTATATCGACGCGTCGATCGACGCCATGGGTACAGGCACGAAATTTCAGCTGCAAGGCATCGAAGAGACCTATGCCTCACGCGATACTTATCTGGGGCAAGGCCGAAACTCCGTGGATGCCGCCATTGACCATCATGAAGACGCGGTCTTTCAGTTTCTAGAATCCAGCGGCGTCATCTTCGACGATCTCATTCCGAACTATAGACTGCGCCTGACGGTGCCACCGTCCGGCGCGCCCGACCCGCGCACGTCCTGGCAGGACCTGATGCTGTCCGGCCAGCTGCGCGTACGCCCCCTCATCATCGGATTGCGGCTACGCCACGTCCATGATGCCTATTACACGATCTGGGCTCGCTACAAGGACCGCTCCGATCCGGGCAAGGCCCGTCTGTTGGAGCTGTTTAGGCAGAGCGGCATTCCAAGCGGACTCGAGGAAGGACAGGAAACGTGGCCCGCGGAGACATACCGGCAGTTGCAGCGGCGTATCAGCGAGATCAAGACCGACTTTGCACTCGACGAAGACGCACAACATACCCTGGATCTGGTTGCGTACCTCTTGGTTCACGGCAAGCTCGTCCCGGCCCTCGCAGAATGGCAGGCGGCTGCCTCAAGCGCGGCAGCGCGGTGA
- a CDS encoding class I SAM-dependent methyltransferase, giving the protein MRAQYDAIGETYVGWKETPIPTYTEVPTVKRLLSGAIEGRSVLDLACGTGYYSRLFKQLGAAKVVGADVSDTMVAAAREAEAKAPLGIEYRVADAAELSWLGAFDLATATYLLHYAETAEAMRNMCRNIAANLKPGGLLLALLPEPDYVMGRGDTERYGFTYRLVASDKDWRLVHADVHTNPPFSIEYRHWARAVFDEAVRSAGFADLRWHPFEVSPEGLAKFGAGYWRDLIENPMSTILTARLTAPSSR; this is encoded by the coding sequence ATGCGCGCACAGTACGATGCCATCGGCGAGACGTACGTCGGGTGGAAAGAGACGCCGATTCCCACCTACACGGAAGTGCCGACCGTGAAGCGGCTGCTATCCGGAGCGATCGAGGGGCGGAGCGTCCTGGACCTGGCCTGCGGAACCGGCTACTACTCCCGCCTCTTCAAACAATTGGGGGCGGCCAAGGTCGTCGGGGCGGATGTGTCGGACACGATGGTCGCCGCGGCCCGCGAGGCGGAAGCCAAAGCTCCCCTGGGCATCGAATACCGAGTCGCGGACGCAGCCGAGCTGTCGTGGCTGGGAGCCTTCGACCTGGCGACCGCGACCTACCTGTTGCATTACGCGGAAACGGCGGAAGCGATGCGCAACATGTGCCGGAACATTGCGGCCAACCTCAAGCCGGGAGGCCTGCTGCTGGCCCTGCTGCCTGAGCCGGACTATGTGATGGGCAGGGGCGATACGGAACGGTATGGCTTTACCTACCGGCTCGTGGCGTCGGATAAAGACTGGCGGCTTGTCCATGCGGACGTGCACACGAACCCGCCCTTCTCCATCGAGTATCGGCATTGGGCCAGGGCGGTGTTCGATGAGGCGGTCCGGTCGGCCGGGTTTGCCGACCTCCGGTGGCACCCCTTTGAAGTCTCCCCTGAAGGTCTGGCCAAATTCGGCGCGGGCTACTGGCGAGACCTGATCGAAAATCCGATGAGTACCATCCTCACCGCGCGATTGACGGCCCCGTCAAGCCGCTAG